The Rickettsiales bacterium genome includes a window with the following:
- a CDS encoding inositol monophosphatase family protein, which yields MSNPILKTLENVILKAGKVVNRDYGELENLQVSKKGPGNFVTSADLKVEKIIITELQRAYPQYSILSEEAGLIQGTGNKFQFILDPIDGTTNFMHGLPFFCITCSLVEIIGGKKQVQLAITYAPILNEMYIAERGSGATCNGRKLQVSSRDNIEESLFACYIAKSNQEFRSQDLKAITEVKVNSRIYGSAALELAFIASGKLDGMWHNHLKVWDFAAGTLLVTEARGMVSEINGGSNYLESGSIIAGNRGVFEELRNRVSKSFGS from the coding sequence ATGAGCAATCCTATTCTTAAAACCCTTGAAAATGTTATATTAAAAGCTGGTAAAGTTGTTAATAGAGATTATGGTGAGCTTGAAAATCTTCAAGTTTCTAAGAAAGGACCCGGTAATTTCGTTACTTCCGCGGATTTGAAAGTGGAAAAAATTATCATTACTGAGCTTCAAAGGGCTTACCCGCAATATAGTATTTTATCTGAGGAGGCCGGCCTAATTCAAGGCACTGGCAATAAATTTCAATTTATTCTTGACCCAATAGATGGCACAACTAACTTTATGCATGGCCTGCCGTTTTTCTGCATTACTTGCAGTTTAGTTGAAATTATTGGTGGTAAAAAGCAAGTTCAGCTTGCAATTACTTATGCACCTATATTAAATGAAATGTATATTGCAGAAAGAGGTTCAGGTGCAACTTGCAACGGCAGAAAGTTACAGGTTTCTTCAAGGGATAATATTGAAGAATCCCTTTTTGCGTGCTATATAGCAAAGTCAAATCAAGAATTTAGATCGCAAGATTTGAAAGCGATTACTGAGGTGAAAGTTAATTCTCGTATTTACGGCTCGGCGGCTTTAGAGCTTGCCTTTATAGCCTCTGGTAAGCTTGATGGAATGTGGCATAATCACCTTAAAGTTTGGGATTTTGCAGCAGGGACATTACTTGTTACTGAAGCAAGGGGTATGGTTTCTGAGATTAATGGCGGTTCTAATTATCTCGAATCTGGCTCAATAATCGCTGGTAATAGAGGGGTTTTTGAAGAGTTGAGGAATAGGGTTTCTAAGTCTTTTGGTAGTTAG
- a CDS encoding RT0821/Lpp0805 family surface protein — MKIISTLLLASTLAISACAPQYGPQGNAGGIGGTGITKENVGMIAGGLGGALAAQGVGKGKGNVLAIAGGTILGGLIGGEIGKSLDRADMAYANSTTQNALEQTSSGVTSKWVNPDSGHSGTITPVKTFQSNSGQYCREFSQTINVSGQSQKAFGTACRQQDGSWKIVG; from the coding sequence ATGAAAATAATTTCTACATTATTGCTTGCTTCAACCCTTGCAATTTCTGCTTGTGCGCCACAATATGGCCCTCAAGGAAATGCCGGTGGAATTGGTGGAACTGGCATAACTAAAGAAAATGTTGGTATGATTGCGGGTGGTCTAGGCGGTGCGCTTGCTGCACAAGGCGTTGGTAAAGGCAAGGGTAATGTTCTTGCGATAGCTGGTGGCACAATTCTTGGTGGTTTAATTGGTGGTGAAATTGGTAAATCGCTTGATAGAGCTGATATGGCATATGCAAATTCAACTACGCAAAACGCGCTTGAGCAAACTTCGTCAGGTGTAACTTCTAAATGGGTTAACCCAGATTCAGGTCATAGTGGCACTATAACTCCAGTAAAAACTTTCCAAAGTAACTCAGGTCAATATTGTAGAGAGTTTTCACAAACTATAAATGTTAGTGGTCAATCTCAAAAAGCATTTGGCACTGCCTGCAGACAGCAAGATGGTAGCTGGAAAATTGTAGGATAA